Part of the Leptolyngbya sp. BL0902 genome, TCTACGGCATTTCACTCTATGCGGTGGGGCGGAACCAGAGCCACAAACGGCGGGCAGCAAGGCTGAGCGGCTATTTCCAGATCGCCCTCGCAGCGGTGGTGCTAGGGGATGTTCTGCGTCGATTTTGGGTGGGCAGCGATCCTCAGTCGGTGCTGATGGCGGTTGCGGGGGCAGTGGCCTTGGTGGCCAATGTGGTTTGCCTGGTGCTGATTGCCCGTCACCGCCAAGGGGAAATTCACATGCGGGCCAGCTGGATCTTCTCGCGCAACGATGTGTTGGCCAACCTGGGGGTTATCCTCGCAGCGGGGCTGGTGGCTTGGTGGCAATCCCCTTGGCCCGACTTAGTCATTGGGCTGGCAATTACTCTGCTGGTGCTGTGGGGGGGCTTCACCATCCTCAAAGAGACGACCCTAGCCCCTGATGCCAAGTCCCCCAAGTCTCCCTAGTCCCCCTATCCTGGGCTGTCCATAGCCATGGTTCTACACAGCATTCTTAAATTGCTGCTGGAATTTACCGAAGAATTTACCCAAACGTCCGGCCTTAACCGGAACAATGGGGACGAGAGTTTTACCATCACGGAGTATCGCCATGGGCCTGCCCAATTTGCTACAGAACGACGCTACCCGCATCAGCCTGATCCACGCCTGTGCTGACTTGATTGATACCCAGGTCTCCAGCAAGGGAGGTCTGGGTGGCATGGCCCTCAAGGCGGCCTATGGGGTGGTGAAGGGAATCGGGCCAGACTATGTACCGGGGGCCGTCGAGCGATTGTTGCCATCGGTTTTGACCGCATTGGATCCCCTCTGGAGTGAGGGGGTATCCACCGGAGACCCTGCCGCCTACCTCCAGG contains:
- a CDS encoding cation transporter; the protein is MADCGCHVEAQTAAQRRVLVWLLLINATMFVAEGLVGWWAQSTALTADALDMLADATVYGISLYAVGRNQSHKRRAARLSGYFQIALAAVVLGDVLRRFWVGSDPQSVLMAVAGAVALVANVVCLVLIARHRQGEIHMRASWIFSRNDVLANLGVILAAGLVAWWQSPWPDLVIGLAITLLVLWGGFTILKETTLAPDAKSPKSP
- a CDS encoding DUF6918 family protein; translated protein: MGLPNLLQNDATRISLIHACADLIDTQVSSKGGLGGMALKAAYGVVKGIGPDYVPGAVERLLPSVLTALDPLWSEGVSTGDPAAYLQEQSTRTADSLLSVTDARIANSSNGLIKTTYQRLRQSVKGDVEAAVPGLAKILATHAVQALPQ